A genome region from Arachis duranensis cultivar V14167 chromosome 6, aradu.V14167.gnm2.J7QH, whole genome shotgun sequence includes the following:
- the LOC107493380 gene encoding protein FAR1-RELATED SEQUENCE 5-like, whose amino-acid sequence MDVPEAVDINAMCEEGAGVMGTVDFGDVADITENDILRKVFRSEDDAYEFYKRLGKFYGFGIRRGDMFKDEKGNLVRRRFFCNREGQRDKKHYNRIDRKRPHKPETRTNCEARMCIYLDKDSSLWRVKKIILNHNHNMTHPGMVHLITSFRSLTDAAKAQLDGFQGCGISTAKTMRYMAGVSGGYSLVGFLKKDAYNYVDKRRRAKIVDGDANAAIVYLEGKVDADPTSMARYNVTEDEMLANLLWADGGNRIDYQYFRDVLVFDSTYKKDKYKRPLVIFSGYESIASYTWLLENFLEVMCSKQPSVVVTDGDDSIREAVRTIFPNATHRLCAWHLEKNVTSNVKDDNLRRLFNRWIYSEMRVDDFEAEWAQAAADYGLQDSLWWNQVYGKKEMWANAFLCEKFCAGYRTTSRCEGINSVCKNFLESKHSMLELVQNLELLVREYRNNELLAQFRSIYSEPVLTTSLESLERHAASVYTRAVFVDAKREIQSVSSVNFVGVRRSLTTKVYTVEEYGHPGRHIIVLCDKNMGKLECGCNFWRIQGFPCKHMFFVMKHEHLLTIPSSLVLKRWTKEAKSLGAYAEKTDDGGDRGFLLRHGALHSASRWLFFLGAQKVGLFGVALEGIRRLCATLESELANGVHPTKSKQRGEIRDPVVVRTKGAPRGHKRKASKRKCANCNKPGHTKRTCTDGRPCRGKKPRVDTFNSAEDGGQSEEVAELEATGSNDQTIGVEHVIGGGSVRMPQVELINTVPFCRYRGQ is encoded by the exons ATGGACGTTCCCGAGGCTGTTGACATTAATGCAATGTGTGAGGAGGGGGCAGGCGTGATGGGCACAGTCGATTTTGGAGATGTAGCCGATATAACGGAAAATGATATTTTGAGGAAGGTGTTTCGTAGCGAAGACGATGCATACGAGTTTTATAAGAGATTAGGAAAATTCTACGGGTTTGGTATAAGAAGGGGAGACATGTTCAAGGATGAGAAGGGTAATTTGGTTCGGAGAAGATTTTTTTGCAATAGAGAGGGACAGAGAGATAAGAAACATTATAACAGGATCGACAGGAAGAGGCCTCACAAGCCGGAGACAAGGACGAATTGTGAAGCAAGAATGTGTATATATTTAGATAAGGACAGCTCGTTGTGGAGGGTCAAGAAAATCATTTTGAACCACAATCACAACATGACTCATCCTGGAATGGTCCATCTAATTACAAGTTTTCGTTCGTTGACGGATGCTGCGAAAGCCCAATTAGATGGGTTTCAAGGTTGTGGCATCTCCACGGCAAAGACAATGCGGTACATGGCTGGGGTATCTGGAGGGTATTCATTGGTAGGTTTTTTGAAGAAAGATGCTTATAACTACGTGGATAAGAGGCGTCGTGCAAAGATAGTTGACGGAGACGCAAACGCAGCTATAGTGTACTTGGAGGGTAAAGTCGATGCAGACCCAACTTCGATGGCAAGGTATAATGTGACAGAAGACGAGATGCTAGCGAATTTACTGTGGGCAGATGGTGGCAACAGGATAGATTACCAATACTTTAGAGACGTACTTGTATTCGACTCAACCTACAAGAAGGACAAATACAAGAGGCCACTAGTGATTTTCTCAGGAT ATGAGAGCATTGCATCATACACGTGGCTGTTGGAGAATTTCTTGGAGGTCATGTGCAGCAAGCAGCCTTCTGTTGTTGTCACAGATGGTGATGACTCAATTCGAGAAGCCGTTCGAACAATTTTTCCAAATGCCACGCATAGGTTATGTGCTTGGCACTTAGAGAAGAATGTCACGTCAAACGTGAAGGATGACAATTTACGTCGGCTTTTTAATCGGTGGATTTATTCTGAAATGAGGGTTGATGACTTTGAGGCAGAGTGGGCTCAGGCCGCAGCCGATTATGGCTTGCAGGATTCACTATGGTGGAACCAAGTCTATGGGAAAAAGGAGATGTGGGCAAACGCTTTCTTGTGCGAGAAATTCTGTGCCGGGTATCGGACAACATCACGGTGCGAAGGGATAAATTCGGTGTGCAAGAATTTTCTTGAATCAAAACACAGTATGTTGGAGCTTGTTCAGAATCTAGAACTTCTTGTGCGAGAGTATAGGAACAATGAGTTGTTGGCACAGTTCAGGTCTATTTATAGTGAACCAGTGCTGACAACCTCGCTGGAATCCCTTGAGCGTCATGCAGCTTCTGTTTACACGAGAGCGGTATTTGTAGATGCTAAACGGGAGATTCAGAGTGTATCTTCAGTTAATTTTGTTGGGGTGAGGCGGTCATTGACCACAAAGGTGTACACAGTTGAGGAGTACGGTCATCCAGGCCGTCATATTATAGTATTATGTGATAAGAACATGGGTAAATTAGAATGTGGTTGTAATTTTTGGAGAATTCAGGGGTTTCCATGCAAACATATGTTTTTTGTCATGAAGCATGAACACTTGTTGACAATACCTAGTAGTCTAGTGTTGAAGCGTTGGACCAAAGAAGCAAAATCATTAGGCGCATACGCTGAGAAAACAGATGACGGGGGTGATAGAGGGTTCTTGCTTCGCCATGGAGCACTTCATTCGGCGTCCAGATGGTTGTTCTTTTTAGGGGCCCAGAAGGTTGGGTTATTCGGTGTTGCTTTGGAGGGGATTCGCCGACTATGTGCAACATTGGAATCAGAGTTGGCCAATGGTGTTCATCCTACCAAGTCTAAGCAACGCGGTGAAATTCGAGATCCAGTTGTTGTGCGAACAAAGGGAGCACCAAGGGGTCATAAGAGAAAGGCGTCCAAGAGAAAGTGTGCGAACTGCAACAAGCCGGGACATACAAAGAGGACTTGCACAGATGGAAGGCCTTGTCGGGGAAAAAAACCCCGAGTGGATACATTCAATTCTGCTGAGGACGGGGGACAAAGTGAGGAg GTGGCTGAACTGGAAGCGACCGGATCCAATGATCAAACTATTGGGGTAGAACACGTGATTGGAGGTGGGTCTGTTCGAATGCCGCAGGTAGAACTAATCAATACGGTTCCATTTTGCAGATACCGTGGGCAGTAG